GTATTTTCTATCCACAGGTCTATCCACAATTCGTTTGACTGAAGCAATATCATCGTTTTGTAAAATAACTTCTTCTATAGAGGAAAAAGGTTTATGAGCAACTAATTGCATGCCGTAAGAATTATATAAAAGAGTATATCCGGCGATACCGGTTGTTTTTTGATAAGGTTTTGAAAATCCTCCATCGATTACTAACATTTTTCCTCCTGCTTTAATAGGTGTTTCTCCCTTAATCTCTTTAACAGGAGTATGACCATTTATAAGGTGGCTATCTTTCTTGTTTAGACCAAATTCAGAAAGAATAAAAGAAATCGTTTCTTGATTCTCTCTAAGTTTATAATAAGCATTTTTTTCTTCTATGTGAGTTTCCTTGTCTTTAATGAAATATCGTTCAAAAGTAGTCATTTCTTTTTTTCCGAATAATGACGAATTTTCTCCTGACCATAAATACCAAAGTAAATCTGTGTCGATATCGTTATGACTATGTGGATTAGCGTAAGCTCTTCTTAAGCTGGTTTCAAAAAAATCTAATAGATATTTCCCTTTATACGCGTGTCCGTTGATATGGAAAGCTTTTAATGAACCATCTTGGTTTAAAGGAACGCAACCGTGAATAAGCAAGTTATCATTGTAGACCAGGTACATATTTCCTCTTCTTACTAAAAAATCAGTATGGCGTTTTAATTTTTCTGAATGGATAAAGTTATGCATTAAACGTTCAATAATATCTTCTTCTTCCAATGTTAATTTAGTGGGATTATTAGGATCTACTGTCATGAAACAGGTGTTGGTTAAAGTATACTTTTTTCCTTTTAGGTGAACCGATAAGTCAGTGTAGTCGACAGTTGTTAAAAATTTTCTATGATCCATATTAAACTCTTGTCGCCTAGAAACCAATTGTTCCTCTAATTTGAATTGTAAAATAGCGGCTGCTTGATGTATTTTGGTTGTCTCTAACAGCTCTTCTTTTGAAGATATCGTTTCAGGTATTGTTTTCGGTTGAAATACTGGATTATCTAGGTAGTACTTTTCTGCATAAGTCAGTAACGGTCGTAAGTTGATACCATAAGTATCTTCAATAATATCTAAGTTATTATATCTTGCTGAAATGCGAATGATATTCATCATACAAATAGGAGAACCTGCTGCTGCACCAATCCAAATGATGTCATGATTTCCCCATTGTATATCGACTGAATGGTAATTCATTAAAGCGTCAATAATTTTATCTGGTGCAGGTCCTCTATCATATATATCGCCGACAACGTGTAAATGGTCTATAACTAAACGTTGGATAGTGTAACACAGGTCAATAATTAAAGCGTTCCCTTGTTTGAGCGTCAAAATATTAGAAATGATTTGATTATAATATTCTGCTTTATCAGCATTAGTTTTTACTTGATAAAGTAGCTCCTCAATGATATATGAAAAACGTTTTGGTAAAGATTTTCTTAATTTTGAGCGAGTATATTTACTCGCACTAAATTTTATTAAACGAATTAATTGATCAATTGTTTGTCTATACCAATTAGCGTTAATTTGTTTTTCAAGATGTTTTAATTTTTCCTCGGGATAATAAATAAGTGAAGCAAGGTTCTGTTTTTCATTAAAAGTTAATTCATTATTAAAGACATCATTTATTTTTTCTTTTACATTACCCGATCCATTTCTTAATAAATGTTGGAAAGCATTGAACTCCCCATGTAAATCACTAACAAAGTGTTCAGTGCCTTTTGGTAAGTTTTGAATCGCTTTCAAATTTATGATTTCGCTAATAATGTTTTCTTCATTTTCATACTGTTTATAAAGTAAATCAAGATATTTATTTTGTTCTATCATATAATCTAAACCTTTTCTTTTTACCTTAATAGTAGTCTATCATACATTATTAGTCAATATATACCAATTAGTAAAAAATACCTAATTGTCAAACGATAAAAAAATTTGTATAATTTGTAAGGATGGGGTAGGTGATAAAAAATGAGAAATGAAATGATGTATCGTCCAGTTTTAAAAGATGAAATAATAGAATTACTTAGGCATAGACAACCGGAAATGAGCGGTAAAGTAGGAAAAGTCCAAGAAGAAGCTAAAGAAACAGGAGTACCAGTTATTCCAAATGAAACAGCGACGTTTTTACGATTTTTCTTAAAACAAATTAAAGCAAAAAATGTTTTGGAAATTGGCACTGCTATTGGTTTTTCTGCTAGTTTGATGATAGAGGCTATGGGAAAAGATAGTCATGTGACGACGATTGACCGATTTGACGTTATGATTAGGCGAGCAAAGAATACATTTGAACAATTAGAAATTGAAGATCAAGTAACTTTACTAGAAGGTGACGCAAAAGATTTATTAGGAACTCTTGATGAGCCATATGATTTTATATTTATGGATAGTGCAAAATCAAAGTATATTGAGTTTTTACCAGAATGTTTAAGGTTAGTAAAAACAGGTGGCGTGATTATGATCGATGACGTATTTCAAGCGGGAACAGTCATGCATGATATAAAGGATATACCTAAGAGCCAGCGAACTATTTATCGAAAATTAAATCAATTATATGATACCGTACTAGGAAATGAAGACTTATCTGTCACGATTCTTCCCTTAGGAGATGGCGTGTTAATGATTTCAAAAGAAGTGGATAATGTACACTTAAAAAGTGACAAGGGAATGTGATAGAGTCACATTCCTTATTTTTTATTAAAATAAAAAACCCAACTGATAAATAAATTAACAGTTGGGTTAAATAACGTCGCAGGAGGGATTCGAACCCCCGACCGTTCGCTTAGAAGGCGAATGCTCTATCCAGCTGAGCTACTGCGACTGAATGAATAAGTAGTATTGGTTGTTTCAAACAACAGAATAATCATAAACAATTTTCACAGGATAGTCAACTGTTTTTTTATAAAAATTTATTTTTTAAAAAAACCTATGTAAAAGGAAAAACAGAAGAAAAAATGGATGATAAACAAACGGAATTTTAAAAAACTAGACAAAAAGTAGAAGTATGATGTATACTTACAAAAGTATTGTTGATATTATGGGGAAATTAAACAATATAACAATTAATTTATGTGTAAGGGGAATATACAATATGGGGAAAATCGATCCACGAGTCATTAAAACTCGTAAAAAATTAAGACAAGCTTTTCTAGATTTGTTAAAAACACGTAGTTTGAGTGAAATGAACATCAAAGATTTAACAAATCAAGCAGGTGTTACTAGAGGTACTTTTTATTTACATTATCGAGATAAAGATACATTTATTGAAACCATTATGGAAGAAATCATTGAAGATTTCTATGAATCAGTGGTGGAGTACATTCCTTATCAAGGTGATGAAGAAAAACAAATTCCACGAATTGTTTTAGATCGTGTGTTTGCTTATATTGGTAACTCACCAGAATTTTTTGTTACGTTACTAAATGAAAACGATGCAGAAGATTACCGCGTATTATTTAGTGAACGTTTATATGACTACGTATTAGCTCATGTGAACTATGGTAACTCTATCCCAGTTAGAAAAATGCCAAAAGAATTGGTAAATAACTTTGTTGTATACTCGTTGCTAGGTATTTCAAATGCGTGGGTTAGTGAAGGTCAGATTTACGCGAATCATTATATTGCCGCAATGGTATCAAAAATGTATCGCTCTGAATTGTTTATTGAAGTTGGGTTGTCCGACTTTTTTGTATCTGAAACACTCTAATTTATAGAGAATGGTCAAAAGTTATTGACCGTTCTCTTTTTTTTTGGTAGAATGTTAATGTTGTATTTGTGTGCACCACAACTACAACCGCACGAAACAAGTATTAAGAACGCAAGTCGCTTGTAACGGCGAGTCTAAGTATAGAAGAAGGAGGTGCGGAACAAACATGTACGCTATTGTAAAAACTGGTGGAAAACAAGTTAAAGTAGAAGTAGGTCAAGCCATTTACGTTGAAAAATTAGACGTAGAAGCTGGCGGTAAAGTTGTGTTTGATGAAGTCGTTTTAGTAGGTGGAGAATCAACAAAAGTTGGAACACCACTTGTTGAAGGAGCAACTGTTGAAGGAACTGTTGAAAAACAAGGAAAACAAAAGAAAGTTGTCACTTACAAATATAAACCTAAAAAAGACAGTCATCGTAAACAAGGTCATCGTCAACCTTATACAAAAGTTATGATTGAAGCAATTAATGCCTAATTTTTAGAAAGTAGGTATGCTTGTGATACAGGCTAAATTTAAGCAAACTGAGACCGGTGACTTTTTATCATTTGAAATGGATGGACATGCTGAATCAGGTCCTTATGGATACGACATAGTGTGTGCAGCAGCATCTGCTTTGTCAATTAATACGATAAATAGTATTAACGAACTAGCAGACTATATGCCCATTTATGAAATGGAGTCAGGATATCTTTATTTTGAAAGATTGGATTCTTTATCAGATAAACAAATTGATATAACAAATTTATTGGTTCACAGTTTATTAATTGGGCTACGCTCAATTGAAGCTGATAATCAAGCATTTATACAAGTTAAACTCAGTCAAGGAGGTGCAAATCCATGTTAAAAATGAATTTACAATTATTCGCCCATAAAAAAGGTGGAGGTTCTACTACTAACGGTCGTGACTCAAGATCAAAACGTTTAGGTGCTAAACGTGCTGATGGTCAAACTGTATCAGGTGGATCAATTTTATACCGTCAACGCGGAACAAAAATTTATCCAGGTGAAAATGTTGGTCGTGGTGGAGATGATACATTGTATGCAAAAGTGGACGGAGTTGTTCGTTTCGAACGCAAAGGTCGCGAAAAAACACAAGTATCAGTTTATCCAGTGGCTAAATAATTAAAACTCTAAAGCAGCTTATTCGTTGGGATAAGTTGCTTTTTTATTTTGTTTGATTTTATTTCCTTGATAAGTTTGTTATAATAAAAAGTAGCATAATGAAAAGAGGGCGACGTAAATGATGGAACGTGTAGAAAAATTACGAAGTAAAATGGTGGAACGTGGAATAGATAGTTTTTTAATTACAAATTCATATAATTTAAGATATTTAACAGGCTTTACTGGAACAACAGGTATTGCGTTAATCACTCTAGACAAAGCATATTTTATTACAGACTTCAGATACACTGAACAAGCAAGTGAACAATGTGTAGGATATGAAATTGTTAAAAATGTTGAACCAGCTTTTAATGTTGCTGCTGATCTAGTGAATCAATCTAAAGTTCAAAATATGGCATTTGAAGAACAAACAGTATCGTTTTTCCAATACACTGTGTTAGAAGAATTAGTAGATGTTGATTTAATACCAGTAACAGGAGTGATTGAAACTTTACGTGAAGTAAAAGATATCGCTGAGATTGAAACCATTCGTAAAGCTTGTCAAATTGCTGATGCTGCCTTTGAACATATTTTAACTTACATCAAACCTGGAATGACTGAAATACAAGTAGCAAATGAATTAGACTTTTATATGAGAAGTTTAGGAGCAAGTGGTGTATCATTTGATACAATTGTCGCAAGTGGATTACGTTCAGCTATGCCACATGGTGTTGCAAGTGATAAAGTTATCGAAGTTGGCGATTTTATTACGATTGATTTTGGTTGTTATTATAATGGGTATGTTTCTGATATGACAAGAACGATTTCTTTAGGTGAACCAAGTGAAAAATTGAAAGAAATCTATCAAATTGTTAAAGAAGCACAACAATTGGTTTTGGATACAGCTAAGCCAGGTATGACTGGTATAGAATTAGATGCAGTAGCAAGGGATTATATTGCTGAAAAAGGATATGGTGATGCTTTTGGTCATTCAACAGGACATGGAATTGGTTTAGAAATTCATGAAGGACCAAATGTTTCTAAATTAGCTGAAAAAATGTTTGTTCCAGGAAATGTTATCACAAATGAACCAGGAATTTATTTGCCAGGAATTGGTGGGGTTCGAATTGAAGATGATATGTTAGTGACAGAAGATGGTATTGACCGATTGACACATTCTCCAAAAGAGCTTATTATTTTATAGATAATTCATGTGAAAAATAGTATTTTAGGAGGCCGTTATGATATCAGTTAATGATTTAAAAACAGGCTTAACAATTGAAGTAGATGGTAATATTTATCGTGTCATTGAATTTCAACATGTTAAACCAGGAAAAGGTGCAGCGTTTGTTCGAACAAAATTAAAAAATTTACGAAATGGAAATACTGCTGAAAAAACATTTCGTGGTGGAGAAAAAGTCGCAAAAGCTCAAATAGATAATAAAAAAATGCAATATCTTTATGAATCTGGAGGCAGTTATGTCTTTATGGATATGGATACTTATGAGCAACTAGAGTTACCACAAGAACAGATAGCAGAAGAATTAAATTACTTATTGGAAAATAGCGAATGTCATATTATGATGTATGGAACAGAAACTATTGGAATAAATCTTCCAAATACGGTAGAATTAGAAGTCAAAGAAACAGAGCCAGGAATTAAAGGAGATACATCATCAGGGGGATCAAAACCTGCTGTTATGGAAACAGGG
This genomic stretch from Vagococcus sp. CY52-2 harbors:
- a CDS encoding ribosomal-processing cysteine protease Prp, whose translation is MIQAKFKQTETGDFLSFEMDGHAESGPYGYDIVCAAASALSINTINSINELADYMPIYEMESGYLYFERLDSLSDKQIDITNLLVHSLLIGLRSIEADNQAFIQVKLSQGGANPC
- a CDS encoding TetR/AcrR family transcriptional regulator, which encodes MGKIDPRVIKTRKKLRQAFLDLLKTRSLSEMNIKDLTNQAGVTRGTFYLHYRDKDTFIETIMEEIIEDFYESVVEYIPYQGDEEKQIPRIVLDRVFAYIGNSPEFFVTLLNENDAEDYRVLFSERLYDYVLAHVNYGNSIPVRKMPKELVNNFVVYSLLGISNAWVSEGQIYANHYIAAMVSKMYRSELFIEVGLSDFFVSETL
- a CDS encoding Xaa-Pro peptidase family protein, which gives rise to MMERVEKLRSKMVERGIDSFLITNSYNLRYLTGFTGTTGIALITLDKAYFITDFRYTEQASEQCVGYEIVKNVEPAFNVAADLVNQSKVQNMAFEEQTVSFFQYTVLEELVDVDLIPVTGVIETLREVKDIAEIETIRKACQIADAAFEHILTYIKPGMTEIQVANELDFYMRSLGASGVSFDTIVASGLRSAMPHGVASDKVIEVGDFITIDFGCYYNGYVSDMTRTISLGEPSEKLKEIYQIVKEAQQLVLDTAKPGMTGIELDAVARDYIAEKGYGDAFGHSTGHGIGLEIHEGPNVSKLAEKMFVPGNVITNEPGIYLPGIGGVRIEDDMLVTEDGIDRLTHSPKELIIL
- a CDS encoding fructose-1,6-bisphosphatase; the encoded protein is MIEQNKYLDLLYKQYENEENIISEIINLKAIQNLPKGTEHFVSDLHGEFNAFQHLLRNGSGNVKEKINDVFNNELTFNEKQNLASLIYYPEEKLKHLEKQINANWYRQTIDQLIRLIKFSASKYTRSKLRKSLPKRFSYIIEELLYQVKTNADKAEYYNQIISNILTLKQGNALIIDLCYTIQRLVIDHLHVVGDIYDRGPAPDKIIDALMNYHSVDIQWGNHDIIWIGAAAGSPICMMNIIRISARYNNLDIIEDTYGINLRPLLTYAEKYYLDNPVFQPKTIPETISSKEELLETTKIHQAAAILQFKLEEQLVSRRQEFNMDHRKFLTTVDYTDLSVHLKGKKYTLTNTCFMTVDPNNPTKLTLEEEDIIERLMHNFIHSEKLKRHTDFLVRRGNMYLVYNDNLLIHGCVPLNQDGSLKAFHINGHAYKGKYLLDFFETSLRRAYANPHSHNDIDTDLLWYLWSGENSSLFGKKEMTTFERYFIKDKETHIEEKNAYYKLRENQETISFILSEFGLNKKDSHLINGHTPVKEIKGETPIKAGGKMLVIDGGFSKPYQKTTGIAGYTLLYNSYGMQLVAHKPFSSIEEVILQNDDIASVKRIVDRPVDRKYVRDTTIGASLQEQINDLNKLLNYLNY
- the efp gene encoding elongation factor P, coding for MISVNDLKTGLTIEVDGNIYRVIEFQHVKPGKGAAFVRTKLKNLRNGNTAEKTFRGGEKVAKAQIDNKKMQYLYESGGSYVFMDMDTYEQLELPQEQIAEELNYLLENSECHIMMYGTETIGINLPNTVELEVKETEPGIKGDTSSGGSKPAVMETGLVVQVPFFINAGDRLIINTTDGSYVSRA
- the rpmA gene encoding 50S ribosomal protein L27; its protein translation is MLKMNLQLFAHKKGGGSTTNGRDSRSKRLGAKRADGQTVSGGSILYRQRGTKIYPGENVGRGGDDTLYAKVDGVVRFERKGREKTQVSVYPVAK
- a CDS encoding O-methyltransferase — protein: MRNEMMYRPVLKDEIIELLRHRQPEMSGKVGKVQEEAKETGVPVIPNETATFLRFFLKQIKAKNVLEIGTAIGFSASLMIEAMGKDSHVTTIDRFDVMIRRAKNTFEQLEIEDQVTLLEGDAKDLLGTLDEPYDFIFMDSAKSKYIEFLPECLRLVKTGGVIMIDDVFQAGTVMHDIKDIPKSQRTIYRKLNQLYDTVLGNEDLSVTILPLGDGVLMISKEVDNVHLKSDKGM
- the rplU gene encoding 50S ribosomal protein L21, whose translation is MYAIVKTGGKQVKVEVGQAIYVEKLDVEAGGKVVFDEVVLVGGESTKVGTPLVEGATVEGTVEKQGKQKKVVTYKYKPKKDSHRKQGHRQPYTKVMIEAINA